A window of the Pogona vitticeps strain Pit_001003342236 chromosome 4, PviZW2.1, whole genome shotgun sequence genome harbors these coding sequences:
- the DUSP15 gene encoding dual specificity protein phosphatase 15, giving the protein MGNGMNKVLPGLFLGNFIDAKDLDQLSRHNITHIISIHDSVQPYIPGITYLRVGLPDTPDANIKKHFKECIHFIHSCRLRGGSCLVHCLAGISRSTTIVLAYVMAVTQLGWQEALEAVKAVRPVANPNPGFRQQLEEYESSRSAQKIRRRLERKYGASPFNDEEEIRALLPSGKRREPSRADVAAPRRVAVGNKSTKRTDPLILRVKQTFSCLPGCLK; this is encoded by the exons ATGCCAAGGACTTGGATCAGCTGAGCCGGCACAACATCACCCACATCATCTCCATCCATGACTCTGTGCAGCCGTATATTCCG GGAATCACTTACCTCCGCGTTGGACTGCCAGACACACCAGATGCCAACAT TAAGAAGCACTTCAAAGAATGCATTCATTTCATCCACTCCTGCCGCCTGCGTGGAGGAAGCTGCCTCGTCCACTG CCTGGCGGGTATCTCCCGCAGCACCACCATCGTCCTCGCCTACGTCATGGCAGTGACGCAGCTGGGCTGGCAAGAAGCGCTGGAGGCCGTCAAGGCAGTGCGCCCCGTCGCCAACCCCAACCCAGGTTTCCGCCAGCAGCTGGAGGAGTACGAATCCAGCCGGTCTGCACAGAAG ATCCGCCGGAGACTGGAGCGCAAGTACGGAGCATCCCCTTTTAACGACGAGGAGGAGATTAGAGCCCTGCTCCCCTCCGGCAAGAGGCGGGAGCCCTCCAGGGCCGACGTGGCTGCCCCACGGAGGGTGGCAGTGGGGAACAAGAGCACGAAGCGCACAGACCCCTTGATCCTGCGTGTGAAACAGACCTTCTCCTGCCTCCCCGGGTGTTTGAAATGA